Proteins from one Monodelphis domestica isolate mMonDom1 chromosome 6, mMonDom1.pri, whole genome shotgun sequence genomic window:
- the LOC103099893 gene encoding C-type lectin domain family 4 member K-like, with protein sequence MEATDLTEDDQQFFWTQGFFSKAKMRLSPGMPRLVRWALILLLSILVLSLVIVAAQCFQEKKHMSLEVKTLKDSLEKINTTYGVLKEHHESLSKIVSKNWKIYNGSLYYFSCDIKSWDEAEQFCVSQDSHLATVTSVGEQEFLYKTLKGERHWIGLNDRHTEDTWTWVDGTIYDAAQSKGFWIPGQPTNYLGKEDCVEMKMEALAAWNDENCQLKYKFICEKPLGSSKLDF encoded by the exons ATGGAAGCTACTGATTTAACTGAAGACGATCAACAATTCTTCTGGACCCAAG GCTTCTTCTCCAAAGCAAAGATGCGATTAAGCCCTGGCATGCCGCGACTGGTCCGTTGGGCCCTGATCCTCCTGCTTTCCATCTTGGTCTTATCCCTCGTGATCGTGGCTGCTCAAT GTTTTCAGGAAAAAAAGCATATGAGCCTAGAAGTCAAGACCCTGAAGGACTCTTTGGAGAAAATCAATACCACCTACGGGGTCCTGAAAGAGCACCATG AGAGTCTCTCAAAGATAGTCTCCAAGAACTGGAAGATTTACAATGGAAGTCTCTACTACTTCTCCTGTGATATTAAGTCCTGGGATGAGGCTGAGCAATTCTGTGTATCCCAGGATTCCCATCTGGCAACTGTGACTTCTGTGGGAGAACAG GAATTTCTTTACAAGAcgttgaagggagagagacatTGGATTGGACTGAACGACAGACACACAGAAGACACCTGGACCTGGGTAGATGGGACCATTTATGATGCTGCCCAAAGCAAAGG GTTCTGGATTCCAGGACAACCCACCAACTACCTGGGGAAAGAGGACTGTGTGGAGATGAAGATGGAGGCCCTGGCAGCCTGGAATGATGAGAACTGTCAACTAAAATACAAATTCATCTGTGAGAAGCCTCTTGGGTCTTCAAAACTGGACTTCTAG